One Symphalangus syndactylus isolate Jambi chromosome 10, NHGRI_mSymSyn1-v2.1_pri, whole genome shotgun sequence genomic region harbors:
- the RPL34 gene encoding large ribosomal subunit protein eL34, giving the protein MVQRLTYRRRLSYNTASNKTRLSRTPGNRIVYLYTKKVGKAPKSACGVCPGRLRGVRAVRPKVLMRLSKTKKHVSRAYGGSMCAKCVRDRIKRAFLIEEQKIVVKVLKAQAQSQKAK; this is encoded by the exons ATGGTCCAGCGTTTGACATACCGACGTAGGCTTTCCTACAATACAGCCTCTAACAAAACTAGGCT GTCCCGAACCCCTGGTAATAGAATTGTTTACCTTTATACCAAGAAGGTTGGGAAAGCACCAAAATCTGCATGTGGTGTGTGCCCAGGCAGACTTCGAGGG GTTCGTGCTGTAAGACCTAAAGTTCTTATGAGATTgtccaaaacaaagaaacatgtcAGCAGGGCCTATGGTGGTTCCATGTGTGCTAAATGTGTTCGTGACAG GATCAAGCGTGCTTTCCTTATCGAGGAGCAGAAAATCGTTGTGAAAGTGTTGAAGGCACAAGCACAGAGTCAGAAagctaaataa